The Erigeron canadensis isolate Cc75 chromosome 4, C_canadensis_v1, whole genome shotgun sequence genome window below encodes:
- the LOC122596059 gene encoding acyl-protein thioesterase 2-like, whose translation MSGDASQDVEGMDASAGHVLSLLSAESPNIKVGVGGFSMGAATAIYSACCFARGKFGNGTGYPVHLDFVVALSGWLPYARGLNNEFEDYEVGSRAASLPILLCHGRGDDVIRFRYGQMSAEKLTSFGFEDLTFKSFPSLGHYTIPEEMDEVVHWLTSKLGLEGEP comes from the exons ATGTCCGGAGATGCAAGTCAAGATGTAGAGGGAATGGATGCTTCAGCAGGACATGTTCTGAGCTTACTCTCTGCTGAGTCTCCAAACA TCAAAGTTGGTGTAGGAGGCTTTAGTATGGGCGCAGCAACTGCAATATACTCTGCATGTTGTTTTGCCCGAGGAAAATTTGGAAATGGCACTGGCTACCCTGTCCATCTGGATTTCGTTGTTGCTCTTAGCGGCTGGCTTCCATATGCAAG GGGTCTAAATAATGAGTTTGAAGACTATGAAGTTGGAAGTCGGGCTGCATCATTACCCATTTTGCTCTGTCATGGCAGAG GTGATGACGTTATTCGTTTTCGCTATGGTCAGATGTCGGCAGAGAAACTAACTTCATTTGGCTTTGAAGATTTGACTTTCAAGTCCTTTCCCTC GCTCGGCCATTATACAATCCCAGAAGAGATGGATGAGGTTGTCCATTGGCTAACTTCAAAGCTAGGGCTCGAGGGTGAGCCCTAG
- the LOC122598327 gene encoding dachshund homolog 1 isoform X1, producing the protein MVLTGDGAGSGAGDGGGGSNFNLAPLVRTLAKGAALAIGGIFSITMISSTAITFFTLHKKDQFGSPSSLSTKKKNVSACDVCKGKGFYMCKLCKGNATIEWSPLYDPVFINPCLCPTCDGHRIQRCLNCLGSGFVQQAKGSDNHLAVLKAF; encoded by the exons ATGGTTTTAACCGGAGACGGTGCCGGTTCCGGCGCCGGagacggtggtggtggtagcaATTTTAATTTGGCGCCACTGGTGCGTACATTAGCCAAAGGAGCAGCTTTAGCCATAGGGGGGATCTTTTCCATCACCATGATTTCATCCACTGCAATTACATTTTTCACATTACACAAAAAG GACCAATTTGGATCGCCGTCATCATTGTCTACTAAGAAAAAGAATGTAAGTGCATGTGATGTATGTAAAGGGAAAGGGTTCTACATGTGTAAATTATGTAAAGGGAATGCTACAATAGAGTGGTCTCCGTTGTATGATCCGGTATTCATTAACCCGTGTCTTTGCCCCACTTGTGATGGACATAG GATCCAGCGATGTCTTAATTGTTTGGGGAGTGGATTCGTTCAACAAGCTAAAG gaagtgacaaccacctaGCTGTGCTTAAAGCTTTCTAA
- the LOC122596742 gene encoding protein kinase PINOID 2: MATILTRDDQSDYESSCSSITVPDSSRSWMSNVSFGSRRSSVSGDPSHKPHKANQAAWEAMKRLRAEKGGQVSLDHFKILKRVGSGDIGNVYLCQIRNPVVGLPNSLYAMKVVDREALAIRKKLQRAEMEKEILSGLDHPFLPTLYAEFDASHYSCLVMEFCPGGDLHAARQRRPGRCFSISSAKFYAAETLLALEYLHMMGIVYRDLKPENVLVREDGHIMLSDFDLSLKCDVVPKLIRSKPDSTRTVDYDDECHDLKCSTPSCVIPIQPVLYSCFSLRKTKHNPATTIITENVECQEYRTELVAEPLNARSKSFVGTHEYLAPEVISGQGHGGAVDWWTLGVFLYELLYGITPFKGENNEKTLINILKKPLSFPRIGVSTSKEYEEMVKVQDLIARLLVKNPKKRIGSLKGSVEIKKHEFFKGVNWALIRSVRPPEVPKEMMKIRNRVVVPKLMTKKERDAPFQIPNHHFDYF; the protein is encoded by the exons ATGGCAACAATATTAACACGAGATGATCAATCCGACTACGAAAGCAGTTGCTCATCCATCACCGTCCCAGACTCGAGTCGGAGCTGGATGAGCAACGTCAGCTTTGGGAGTCGCCGAAGCTCAGTCTCTGGCGACCCTTCACACAAACCACACAAAGCAAACCAAGCTGCGTGGGAAGCCATGAAACGCTTGCGTGCGGAAAAAGGTGGTCAAGTTAGTTTAGACCATTTCAAAATCTTGAAACGGGTCGGGTCAGGAGACATAGGGAATGTGTATCTATGTCAAATTCGTAACCCGGTTGTGGGCCTACCAAATAGTTTGTATGCAATGAAAGTGGTGGATAGAGAAGCCTTAGCTATTAGAAAGAAGTTGCAACGGGCCGAAATGGAGAAAGAAATTTTATCGGGTTTGGATCACCCGTTTTTACCAACTCTTTATGCTGAGTTTGATGCTTCACATTACTCATGTTTGGTTATGGAGTTTTGTCCCGGCGGTGACTTGCATGCCGCCCGGCAACGGCGGCCCGGAAGGTGTTTTAGCATTTCCTCTGCTAA GTTTTATGCTGCTGAAACGTTGTTAGCGCTAGAGTATCTTCACATGATGGGCATAGTCTATCGAGATCTCAAGCCTGAAAATGTTCTTGTTAGAGAAGATGGTCACATAATGTTATCGGATTTTGATCTTTCACTCAAATGTGATGTTGTTCCTAAACTTATCCGCTCAAAACCCGATTCAACTAGAACAGTTGATTACGATGATGAGTGCCATGATCTAAAATGCTCGACACCCTCTTGTGTCATTCCTATTCAACCGGTCCTCTATTCGTGTTTTTCATTGCGGAAAACCAAACACAACCCCGCCACCACCATAATCACGGAAAATGTTGAGTGTCAAGAATATAGAACCGAGTTAGTTGCGGAACCCCTTAATGCACGATCAAAATCATTTGTCGGGACTCATGAATACCTGGCCCCAGAAGTAATCTCGGGCCAGGGCCATGGGGGTGCCGTCGATTGGTGGACCCTAGGGGTTTTCCTGTATGAACTATTATATGGGATCACACCATTTAAGGGTGAGAACAATGAGAAAACACTTATCAACATATTGAAGAAGCCTTTAAGCTTTCCACGAATTGGTGTAAGCACAAGTAAAGAGTATGAAGAAATGGTGAAGGTACAAGACTTAATTGCAAGATTGCTTGTGAAAAATCCTAAAAAAAGAATTGGAAGCTTGAAGGGTTCGGtggaaataaaaaaacatgagtTCTTTAAGGGTGTTAATTGGGCTTTGATTAGGTCCGTTAGGCCCCCAGAGGTCCCAAAGGAGATGATGAAGATTAGAAATAGGGTAGTGGTACCCAAGCTAATGaccaagaaagaaagagatgcACCATTTCAAATcccaaatcatcattttgactACTTTTAG
- the LOC122598327 gene encoding dachshund homolog 1 isoform X2: protein MVLTGDGAGSGAGDGGGGSNFNLAPLVRTLAKGAALAIGGIFSITMISSTAITFFTLHKKDQFGSPSSLSTKKKNVSACDVCKGKGFYMCKLCKGNATIEWSPLYDPVFINPCLCPTCDGHRIQRCLNCLGSGFVQQAKG, encoded by the exons ATGGTTTTAACCGGAGACGGTGCCGGTTCCGGCGCCGGagacggtggtggtggtagcaATTTTAATTTGGCGCCACTGGTGCGTACATTAGCCAAAGGAGCAGCTTTAGCCATAGGGGGGATCTTTTCCATCACCATGATTTCATCCACTGCAATTACATTTTTCACATTACACAAAAAG GACCAATTTGGATCGCCGTCATCATTGTCTACTAAGAAAAAGAATGTAAGTGCATGTGATGTATGTAAAGGGAAAGGGTTCTACATGTGTAAATTATGTAAAGGGAATGCTACAATAGAGTGGTCTCCGTTGTATGATCCGGTATTCATTAACCCGTGTCTTTGCCCCACTTGTGATGGACATAG GATCCAGCGATGTCTTAATTGTTTGGGGAGTGGATTCGTTCAACAAGCTAAAG GGTGA
- the LOC122596058 gene encoding deSI-like protein At4g17486, producing the protein MGGSTLSSNCTTNERFVDREVFLNVYDLTPFNNYSIFFGFGFFHTGIEVYGMEYGFGAHDYSISGVFEVEPRSCPGFIYRCSISLGHISMSATEFREFIETMASDYHGDTYHLISKNCNHFTDDISQRLNCRRVPGWVNRLAKFGSLFSCLLPESLEATTVKQLPEYHTYDDDDSDSASNSSSQDASESDEVDQKVLLSPTPAPEIAFIKEMPR; encoded by the exons aTGGGGGGTAGTACATTATCATCAAATTGTACAACAAATGAAAGATTTGTTGACAGAGAGGTTTTCTTGAATGTATATGATCTTACCCCTTTCAATAATTACAGCATTTTCTTTGGATTTGGTTTTTTCCATACTGGTATTGAAG TGTATGGTATGGAATATGGGTTTGGGGCACACGACTACTCAATTAGTGGAGTGTTTGAAGTTGAACCGAGGAGCTGCCCGGGATTTATCTATAGATGTTCAATTTCACTTGGTCATATAAGCATGTCGGCTACAGAATTCAGAGAATTTATCGAAACCATGGCTTCAGATTATCATGGAGACACATATCACCTAATATCCAAGAATTGTAACCATTTTACTGATGATATCTCTCAGAGGCTAAATTGCAGAAGGGTTCCTGGCTGGGTGAATCGGTTGGCGAAGTTTG GTTCTTTGTTCAGTTGTCTGCTTCCTGAAAGCCTTGAAGCAACTACTGTCAAACAGCTGCCAGAGTATCATACATACG atgatgatgatagtgatTCTGCATCAAACTCAAGCAGCCAAGATGCATCAGAAAGCGATGAGGTTGACCAAAAGGTCCTCCTTTCACCAACACCCGCTCCTGAAATAGCTTTCATTAAAGAGATGCCAAG ATAG